The sequence TGCACTACAACCATCTTCTTGGTCGCGACGTCGGCGCCGGCACTCAGGCGGTACAGGTACACGCCCGCCGGCAGCGGCTTCCCGCCGTCGTCCATCAGGCCGTACCGTTCCTCATATACGCCGGCCTCGCGGACGTCCTTCGCTACCGTCGCGACGCGGCGGCCGCTCAGGTCGTACACCACCAG is a genomic window of bacterium containing:
- a CDS encoding T9SS type A sorting domain-containing protein; amino-acid sequence: TPPSGKPMSFGLFQNYPNPARDDTVFKYTLPARAEVELVVYDLSGRRVATVAKDVREAGVYEERYGLMDDGGKPLPAGVYLYRLSAGADVATKKMVVVH